One window of Myripristis murdjan chromosome 8, fMyrMur1.1, whole genome shotgun sequence genomic DNA carries:
- the LOC115363453 gene encoding hemoglobin embryonic subunit alpha-like: MTTLTAKDKQVVRDFFGKVGKNAEKIGHEALARTLVVYPQTKTYFAHWKDLSPGSPMVKKHGFTVMRGVLDAVDKIDDIVGGLLVLSELHAFRLRIDPANFKILSHNMLVVLATMYPEEFTPEVHVSVDKFLARVAVGLSDKYR, from the exons ATGACGACTCTCACAGCCAAGGACAAGCAAGTCGTTAGAGACTTCTTTGGAAAAGTGGGCAAAAACGCCGAGAAGATCGGACATGAGGCCCTTGCTCG tACCCTGGTGGTCTACCCGCAGACTAAGACCTACTTCGCCCACTGGAAGGATCTGAGTCCCGGCTCTCCCATGGTGAAGAAGCATGGCTTCACCGTCATGAGGGGAGTGCTGGATGCGGTGGACAAGATAGACGACATCGTTGGGGGCCTGCTCGTCCTCAGTGAGCTGCATGCTTTCCGTCTGCGTATCGACCCAGCCAACTTCAAG ATCCTGTCCCACAACATGCTGGTGGTGCTGGCTACTATGTACCCGGAGGAATTCACCCCTGAGGTCCATGTGTCTGTGGACAAGTTCCTGGCCAGGGTGGCTGTTGGTCTGTCTGACAAGTACCGATAA
- the LOC115363450 gene encoding hemoglobin subunit beta-like: MVEWTDAERKAITGVWGQIKPDVIGPLALARCLVVYPWTQRYFSTFGDLSDAKAIMSNAKVAQHGVTVIKGLEKAVQNMDDIKNTYAALSVLHSEKLHVDPDNFRLLGDCLTVVVASKMGSAFTPEIQAAWQKFLSVVVSALGKQYH, from the exons ATGGTTGAGTGGACAGATGCTGAGCGAAAGGCCATCACTGGGGTCTGGGGGCAAATCAAGCCTGATGTGATTGGGCCCCTCGCCTTGGCAAG atgcCTCGTTGTGTACCCATGGACCCAGAGGTACTTCAGCACTTTTGGAGACTTAAGTGATGCCAAGGCCATCATGTCTAACGCCAAAGTGGCCCAGCATGGCGTCACTGTGATTAAAGGTCTGGAGAAAGCTGTGCAAAACATGGACGACATCAAGAACACCTACGCTGCCCTCAGCGTGCTGCACTCCGAGAAGCTTCATGTGGATCCAGACAACTTCAGG CTCCTCGGTGACTGCCTGACCGTGGTTGTGGCATCGAAGATGGGCAGTGCCTTCACCCCAGAAATCCAGGCTGCGTGGCAGAAGTTCCTCTCCGTGGTGGTGTCTGCCCTCGGAAAACAATATCATTAA
- the LOC115363452 gene encoding hemoglobin embryonic subunit alpha-like — MSLTAKDKNTVKTFWGKISGKAEDIGCDALSRMLVVYPQTKTYFSHWKDLSPGSAPVRKHGKTVMTGIGEAVGKIDDLVGGLITLSELHAFQLRVDPANFKILSHNILVVLAGMFPNDFTPEVHVSMDKFLSALALALSEKYR, encoded by the exons ATGAGTCTCACTGCTAAGGACAAGAACACAGTCAAGACATTCTGGGGCAAGATCTCCGGAAAGGCCGAGGATATCGGCTGCGATGCTCTGTCCAG GATGCTGGTTGTGTACCCGCAGACAAAGACCTACTTCTCCCACTGGAAGGACCTGAGCCCCGGCTCTGCCCCGGTGAGGAAGCACGGAAAGACTGTGATGACGGGAATCGGTGAAGCCGTGGGCAAAATCGACGACTTGGTTGGAGGTCTCATCACCCTCAGCGAGCTGCACGCCTTCCAGCTGCGTGTGGACCCTGCTAACTTCAAG ATCCTCTCCCACAACATCCTGGTGGTTCTGGCCGGCATGTTCCCCAATGACTTCACCCCAGAGGTTCATGTGTCTATGGACAAGTTCCTGTCTgccctggctctggctctgtctGAGAAATACAGATAA
- the LOC115363448 gene encoding hemoglobin embryonic subunit alpha-like gives MSLTTKDKNTVKTFWGKMSGQAEEIGCDALSRMLVVYPQTKTYFSHWKDLSPGSAPVRKHGKTVMTGIGEAVGKIDNLVGGLITLSELHAFQLRVDPANFKILSHNILVVLAGMFPNDFTPEVHVAMDKFLSALALALSDKYR, from the exons ATGAGTCTCACTACTAAGGACAAGAACACAGTCAAGACATTCTGGGGCAAGATGTCTGGACAGGCCGAGGAAATCGGCTGCGATGCTCTGTCCAG GATGCTGGTTGTGTACCCACAGACAAAGACCTACTTCTCCCACTGGAAGGACCTGAGCCCCGGCTCTGCCCCGGTGAGGAAGCACGGAAAGACTGTGATGACGGGAATCGGTGAAGCCGTGGGCAAAATCGACAACTTGGTTGGAGGCCTCATCACCCTCAGCGAGCTGCACGCCTTCCAGCTGCGTGTGGACCCTGCTAACTTCAAG ATCCTCTCCCACAACATCCTAGTGGTTCTGGCCGGCATGTTCCCCAATGACTTCACCCCAGAGGTTCATGTGGCTATGGACAAGTTCCTGTCTgccctggctctggctctgtctGATAAATACAGATAA